From Halococcus salifodinae DSM 8989, a single genomic window includes:
- the tbsP gene encoding transcriptional regulator TbsP: MAINSNTVESSREELFNDIFANEGGEAFTVGFSAESVEALIEVLADLDDPPRVRLMTEESVLKALRSEFELASMAAELVAAEALSLRTTDEPFENALVITEKTMISVIPSERTVAGLVSDDGEFVDAVAERWRNVWEAGTEFGLRTPAWSQVADSLTTEFGADMEADFEAMIRAVATPRGTESALDEVEVSVLAAAKHEKMLYDVSTWGEDVGVASRATFSRVKNRLEDQGLIETEKEPIEVGRPRLRLLLGDERLREANAEELASVAGSLLSTTGA, from the coding sequence ATGGCAATCAATTCGAACACTGTTGAGTCATCGCGAGAGGAACTGTTCAACGACATCTTCGCAAACGAGGGCGGTGAGGCATTCACTGTCGGGTTCAGTGCGGAGAGCGTCGAAGCATTGATCGAGGTTCTGGCTGATCTCGACGATCCGCCGAGAGTCCGGTTGATGACCGAGGAATCGGTGCTGAAAGCGCTCCGGAGCGAGTTCGAACTCGCGAGCATGGCCGCAGAGTTGGTTGCAGCTGAGGCACTCTCACTGCGAACGACCGATGAACCGTTCGAAAACGCTCTCGTCATCACAGAGAAAACGATGATTTCAGTAATCCCGTCAGAGAGGACGGTTGCTGGGCTCGTGAGCGACGACGGTGAGTTCGTCGACGCCGTCGCCGAGCGGTGGAGGAATGTGTGGGAAGCTGGGACGGAGTTCGGGCTGCGGACGCCAGCGTGGTCGCAGGTTGCAGACTCGCTCACGACGGAGTTCGGAGCGGATATGGAAGCGGACTTCGAAGCGATGATCAGGGCAGTTGCGACTCCACGTGGGACTGAGAGTGCACTTGACGAAGTGGAAGTGAGTGTGCTGGCGGCAGCGAAGCATGAGAAGATGCTCTACGATGTCTCGACGTGGGGTGAAGACGTAGGTGTGGCGAGCAGGGCGACGTTCTCGCGAGTGAAAAACCGGCTCGAAGACCAAGGTCTGATCGAGACGGAAAAGGAGCCGATCGAGGTGGGACGCCCACGGCTGCGATTGCTGCTCGGCGATGAGCGGTTGCGTGAAGCGAACGCTGAGGAATTAGCGAGTGTGGCTGGGAGCCTGCTCTCGACGACTGGAGCGTAG